One part of the Moorena sp. SIOASIH genome encodes these proteins:
- a CDS encoding 2Fe-2S iron-sulfur cluster-binding protein, producing the protein MPKTYTVELNHKGNTYTIEVPEDQKILEAGHGAGIDLPSSCTAGVCTTCAAKRVGEGSVDQTDGMGLGPQLQAEGYVLLCVAYPRSNLKFDTEKEDEVYDRQFGQP; encoded by the coding sequence ATGCCCAAGACTTACACCGTCGAACTTAATCACAAAGGCAACACATACACTATAGAGGTGCCAGAGGATCAAAAAATTCTTGAAGCTGGCCATGGGGCGGGGATAGATTTACCCAGTTCCTGCACCGCTGGAGTCTGTACCACTTGCGCTGCTAAACGAGTAGGAGAAGGCAGTGTAGACCAAACCGATGGCATGGGTTTAGGCCCACAACTCCAAGCAGAAGGCTATGTGCTGCTGTGTGTAGCTTATCCCCGCTCTAACCTGAAATTTGACACCGAAAAAGAAGATGAAGTGTATGACCGGCAGTTTGGTCAGCCGTGA